Proteins encoded by one window of Amaranthus tricolor cultivar Red isolate AtriRed21 chromosome 4, ASM2621246v1, whole genome shotgun sequence:
- the LOC130810419 gene encoding glyceraldehyde-3-phosphate dehydrogenase B, chloroplastic, with the protein MASHAALAPSRIPASTRLPSKTTQQHSFPSQCSFKKLEVADFNGLRSSNCVTFSREASFHDVVAAQLTPKTTAGTPVKGETVAKLKVAINGFGRIGRNFLRCWHGRKNSPIEVVVVNDSGGVKNATHLLKYDSILGTFKADVKIVDNETFSIDGKTIKVVSNRDPLQLPWADLGIDIVIEGTGVFVDGPGAGKHIQAGAKKVIITAPAKGADIPTYVVGVNAGDYTHDVSNIISNASCTTNCLAPFVKVLDEELGIVKGTMTTTHSYTGDQRLLDASHRDLRRARAAALNIVPTSTGAAKAVSLVLPQLKGKLNGIALRVPTPNVSVVDLVVNVAKKGITAEDVNNAFRKAAEGPLKGVLEVCDIPLVSVDFRCSDVSSTIDSSLTMVMGDDMVKVVAWYDNEWGYSQRVVDLAHLVAAKWPGMEAAVGSGDPLEDFCKDNPADEECKVYE; encoded by the exons ATGGCCTCTCATGCAGCTCTAGCTCCTTCTAGAATCCCTGCTAGCACTAGGCTTCCTTCTAAGACTACTCAACAACACTCCTTCCCTTCTCAATGCTCCTTCAAG AAACTTGAAGTTGCTGATTTCAATGGCTTGAGATCTAGCAACTGCGTCACTTTTTCACGCGAGGCATCTTTTCACGATGTTGTAGCTGCTCAGCTTACTCCCAAG ACTACAGCAGGAACTCCTGTTAAGGGTGAAACAGTAGCCAAACTTAAGGTGGCAATTAATGGATTTGGACGCATTGGTAGGAACTTCCTTAGGTGCTGGCACGGCCGCAAGAACTCTCCCATCGAAGTTGTTGTTGTTAATGACAGCGGAGGTGTCAAGAAT GCTACACACTTGCTCAAGTACGATTCCATCTTAGGCACTTTTAAGGCTGATGTCAAAATTGTAGACAATGAGACATTCTCTATTGATGGCAAGACTATCAAGGTCGTCTCAAACAGGGATCCACTTCAACTCCCTTGGGCTGATCTTGgcattgatattgttattgag GGAACTGGAGTTTTCGTGGATGGTCCTGGTGCTGGAAAACACATTCAAGCTGGTGCCAAGAAAGTTATCATCACTGCTCCAGCAAAGGGTGCTGATATCCCAACCTATGTTGTTGGAGTGAATGCGGGAGACTACACTCATGATGTTTCAAACATCATCAG TAATGCGTCTTGCACCACCAACTGTCTGGCTCCTTTCGTCAAGGTCCTCGATGAAGAATTGG GCATTGTGAAGGGAACAATGACCACCACTCACTCCTACACTGGTGATCAG AGGCTGTTGGATGCTTCCCACAGGGACTTGAGGAGAGCCAGGGCGGCAGCACTAAACATTGTCCCAACCAGCACTGGTGCAGCCAAGGCTGTGTCCCTTGTCCTTCCCCAGCTTAAGGGCAAGCTGAATGGCATTGCCCTCCGTGTCCCAACCCCTAATGTGTCAGTTGTTGATCTTGTTGTCAACGTTGCTAAGAAAGGTATCACAGCCGAGGATGTAAATAACGCCTTCAGGAAGGCAGCAGAAGGTCCATTGAAGGGTGTATTGGAAGTGTGCGACATCCCTCTTGTGTCTGTGGATTTCAGGTGCTCCGATGTCTCATCTACCATTGACTCATCTCTCACAATGGTCATGGGTGATGATATGGTTAAGGTTGTTGCCTGGTACGACAATGAATGGGGTTACAG CCAACGGGTGGTAGATTTGGCACACCTTGTAGCAGCCAAGTGGCCGGGGATGGAGGCAGCAGTCGGAAGTGGAGACCCATTGGAGGATTTCTGCAAGGACAACCCTGCTGATGAAGAGTGCAAAGTTTACGAGTAG
- the LOC130810418 gene encoding glutamate receptor 3.3, producing the protein MKVNWLLVLLISLMFVLSVGATNNVSTPAVINIGALFSFNSTIGEVVKIAIQEAVNDVNSNSSILHGSTLNLTMRNSDCSGFMGFIQAMQLMETQVVAIIGPQSSTVSHMVSLVATELQIPLLSFAATDPTLTYLSSPFFVRTIYCDQYQMTAISEIVEYYGWREVVAVYNDDDYGRNGVAALDDALADKRGRISYKAAIAPDTSVTRGDIMDIFVKIAMLECRVIILHTNPHSGRLIFNVSNYLGMTGNGYVWISTDWLSSLIDSNSPLPSGIMSAIQGFLVLRPHTPDSTRKRAFVSRWKKATGGSLGLNAYAFYAYDSVWMLAHAIDAFLKQDGNISFSSDSKLLSLNITETYLQQMRIFDGGQALLSNILQSDLIGLTGPLKFDSDRSLAHPAYDIINVLGTGYRQVGYWSNYSGLSVVSPETLYTKPANRSSANQRLYPVFWPDGSTTVPRGWVFPNTGVQLRTGVPLRVSFKEFVSRVPGSNDMFKGLCIDVFQAAVNLLQYPVPYEFVAFGDGHQNPNYTDLVNGITTGIFDAVVGDVAITTSRTKIVDFTQPFVSSGLVVVAPFKKLNSGAWAFLRPFSALMWAVIVLSFITVGVVVWILEHRVNDEFRGSPTRQCITILWFSFSTLTFSHKENTHSCLGRMVVIIWLFVVLILTSSYTASLTSILTVQQLSSPIKGIDSLVVGHTRIGYQVGSFAERYLSGELNISQSRLVELKTPEDYADALRSGRIDALVDELPYVELFLARQCDFRIVGPEFTRSGWGFAFPRDSPLAPDMSTAILKLSENGDLQRIHDKWLTTSSCSQDNTEIESSQLHLKSFLGLFLISGIACIISLCIYFSRICYRCHRASRTEVVSDLPGNASSLKRIRTLITLIDEKKDTSKKRKKRRETEGLSFDDERDEECGRGGKRKQFLIPGDGDRNSNLSN; encoded by the exons ATGAAAGTCAATTGGCTTCTTGTTCTATTAATCAGCTTGATGTTTGTGCTTTCGGTTGGGGCTACTAATAATGTGTCAACACCTGCTGTCATCAATATCGGGGCGCTTTTTAGCTTCAACTCTACTATCGGAGAAGTTGTCAAGATTGCAATTCAGGAAGCTGTTAATGATGTCAACTCTAATTCCAGCATCCTACATGGCTCCACACTGAATTTAACAATGCGAAATTCCGATTGCAGCGGGTTTATGGGCTTTATTCAAG CAATGCAGCTCATGGAGACACAAGTGGTGGCAATTATAGGTCCACAATCATCTACCGTTTCTCATATGGTTTCTTTGGTGGCCACTGAACTCCAAATCCCACTTTTATCATTTGCTGCAACTGACCCTACCCTTACATATTTGAGCTCCCCCTTTTTTGTAAGAACAATATATTGTGATCAGTATCAAATGACTGCAATTTCTGAAATTGTTGAATATTATGGGTGGAGAGAGGTGGTTGCTGTTtacaatgatgatgattatggaAGGAACGGTGTTGCAGCTCTTGATGATGCTCTTGCAGACAAACGTGGCAGAATCTCATATAAAGCTGCGATTGCACCGGATACAAGTGTGACACGGGGTGATATAATGGATATCTTTGTTAAGATTGCTATGTTGGAGTGTCGGGTCATTATCCTGCACACAAATCCTCATTCAGGGCGTTTAATTTTCAATGTGTCCAATTATTTGGGAATGACAGGTAACGGGTATGTTTGGATATCTACGGACTGGCTTTCGTCTCTCATTGATTCGAATTCTCCTCTTCCTTCCGGAATAATGAGTGCAATACAAGGGTTCCTTGTCCTGCGTCCCCATACTCCGGATTCTACTAGAAAAAGAGCTTTTGTCTCAAGATGGAAAAAAGCAACTGGTGGTTCACTCGGATTGAATGCTTATGCATTTTATGCTTATGATTCCGTTTGGATGCTTGCACATGCAATTGatgcatttttaaaacaagatGGAAACATCTCTTTTTCTAGTGATTCTAAATTGTTGTCTTTGAATATCACTGAAACTTACCTTCAGCAAATGCGCATTTTTGATGGAGGACAAGCATTGTTGAGCAATATACTGCAGAGTGACCTAATAGGTTTAACAGGTCCGCTGAAGTTTGATTCGGATAGGTCCTTGGCTCACCCTGCATATGATATAATTAATGTTCTTGGAACTGGATATCGACAGGTTGGTTACTGGTCTAATTATTCAGGTTTATCAGTTGTTTCACCAGAGACTCTCTACACCAAACCAGCTAATCGTTCAAGTGCAAACCAACGCCTATACCCGGTTTTTTGGCCAGATGGGTCTACCACAGTACCTCGTGGGTGGGTCTTCCCAAATACCGGAGTACAATTGAGAACAGGGGTTCCTCTCCGGGTTAGTTTCAAGGAGTTTGTTTCTCGGGTACCCGGAAGCAATGATATGTTCAAGGGACTTTGCATTGATGTGTTTCAAGCTGCTGTCAACTTGCTGCAGTACCCCGTTCCATATGAGTTTGTTGCCTTTGGAGATGGTCATCAAAACCCAAACTACACAGACCTTGTTAATGGGATAACAACTGGT ATATTTGATGCTGTAGTTGGTGATGTTGCTATTACCACAAGCAGGACAAAAATTGTTGATTTTACCCAACCATTTGTTTCATCTGGCCTTGTGGTGGTGGcaccatttaaaaaattaaattcaggAGCCTGGGCTTTTCTCCGACCATTTTCAGCACTCATGTGGGCTGTCATTGTTCTGTCGTTCATTACTGTTGGTGTGGTCGTGTGGATATTAGAGCACAGGGTAAATGATGAGTTCAGAGGCTCCCCTACAAGGCAGTGTATAACCATTCTATG GTTCAGCTTCTCAACATTGACTTTTTCCCATA AGGAGAACACTCATAGCTGCCTTGGTCGGATGGTAGTAATTATATGGCTCTTTGTGGTTTTGATTCTGACATCAAGCTATACTGCAAGCTTGACTTCAATTCTTACGGTGCAACAATTGTCATCGCCTATCAAGGGGATTGACTCTTTGGTAGTGGGTCACACACGGATTGGATACCAGGTTGGCTCCTTTGCTGAACGGTACTTGTCTGGAGAACTGAATATATCCCAATCTAGACTTGTTGAACTCAAAACGCCTGAAGATTATGCTGATGCTCTACGATCTGGTCGTATTGATGCCTTGGTTGATGAACTTCCATATGTAGAGCTCTTCCTAGCTCGCCAGTGTGACTTTAGAATTGTGGGTCCAGAGTTCACAAGAAGTGGCTGGGGCTTT GCATTTCCACGAGACTCTCCGCTGGCTCCAGACATGTCGACTGCAATTCTGAAACTATCAGAAAACGGGGATTTACAGCGAATACATGACAAGTGGTTGACAACAAGCAGTTGCAGTCAGGATAATACTGAGATTGAATCCAGCCAACTGCACCTTAAAAGTTTTCTGGGTCTGTTTCTAATAAGTGGAATAGCATGTATTATTTCTCTTTGTATATACTTCAGTCGGATATGTTATCGCTGTCATAGGGCCTCTAGAACCGAAGTTGTTTCAGATCTTCCTGGTAATGCATCCAGCTTGAAAAGAATTCGGACACTTATAACCTTGATCGATGAGAAAAAAGACACAtcgaagaaaaggaaaaagaggaGAGAAACAGAAGGTTTGTCATTTGATGATGAGAGAGATGAAGAATGTGGGAGGGGTGGAAAAAGGAAACAATTTCTAATTCCCGGAGACGGTGATAGAAACTCAAACTTGTCAAACTAA
- the LOC130810420 gene encoding uncharacterized protein LOC130810420: protein MSSISNSLVLARNSPSQLSSGSSFKHSELRVLCPTNLSFSPLRTKKTSHKSFIIQAAYSDGGRPSSASFFISGFILGGLVVGTLGCVYAPQISKALAGADKKDLMRKLPKFIYDEEKALEKTRKILTEKIEQLNSAIDDVSSQLRSEDAPNGAAVNSDEVKGIEATI, encoded by the exons ATGTCTTCCATCTCAAACTCTCTCGTCTTGGCTCGTAACTCCCCTTCCCAGCTTTCTTCTG GTTCTTCTTTCAAGCATTCAGAACTTCGAGTCTTGTGCCCCACCAACTTGAGTTTCTCACCACTTCGTACTAAAAAGACTTCACATAAATCTTTCATAATTCAAGCTGCTTACAG tgatgGTGGGAGGCCAAGCAGTGCAAGCTTTTTCATTAGTGGATTCATTTTGGGTGGACTAGTTGTTGGTACTCTTGGATGTGTGTATGCCCCTCAG ATAAGTAAGGCTCTTGCTGGAGCTGATAAAAAGGATTTGATGAGGAAACTACCAAAGTTTATCTATGATGAGGAGAAAGCTTTGGAG AAAACAAGGAAAATCCTGACCGAGAAAATTGAGCAATTGAACTCCGCTATCGATGATGTATCATCTCAGCTGCGCTCGGAAGATGCCCCTAATGGAGCAGCCGTGAACTCTGATGAAGTCAAAGGAATTGAAGCTACTATTTGA